Proteins from a single region of Nocardioides oleivorans:
- a CDS encoding NAD(P)-dependent alcohol dehydrogenase has translation MTTTISALSTPKASAGFEETTIERRDLRDDDVRIDIRWAGICHSDIHQARDEWGQGVFPMTPGHEIIGTVSEVGSAVTDHQVGDVVGVGCFVDSCLECEACKDGEEQFCEKGVVQTYSSKGYDDEITHGGYSRQVVVRDHFVLKIPDGVDLAGTTPLLCAGITTYAPLKRHGVGEGSRVGVIGMGGLGHVAVKIAAAMGAEVSVLSRTDAKKDDGLAFGATSYHATEDESVFDDLAGSFDLLVNTVGAAVPLDSFLGLLDRGGRMVNLGAPSESLEVGAFSLLTMRRGVEGSMVGGLPQTQEMLDFCAEHGITATVEVISADQVDDYYDKVVDGDVRYRAVIDAETLGEAPAS, from the coding sequence ATGACCACCACGATCTCCGCCCTCTCCACGCCGAAGGCATCCGCCGGCTTCGAGGAGACCACGATCGAGCGGCGCGACCTCCGCGACGACGACGTACGCATCGACATCCGCTGGGCCGGCATCTGCCACTCCGACATCCACCAGGCCCGCGACGAGTGGGGCCAGGGCGTCTTCCCGATGACTCCCGGCCACGAGATCATCGGCACCGTCTCCGAGGTCGGCTCCGCGGTGACCGACCACCAGGTCGGCGACGTCGTCGGCGTCGGCTGCTTCGTCGACTCCTGCCTCGAGTGCGAGGCCTGCAAGGACGGCGAGGAGCAGTTCTGCGAGAAGGGCGTCGTCCAGACCTACAGCAGCAAGGGCTACGACGACGAGATCACCCACGGCGGCTACAGCCGCCAGGTCGTCGTGCGCGACCACTTCGTGCTGAAGATCCCCGACGGCGTCGACCTCGCGGGCACCACGCCGCTGCTGTGCGCCGGCATCACCACCTACGCCCCGCTCAAGCGGCACGGCGTCGGTGAGGGCAGCCGCGTCGGCGTGATCGGCATGGGCGGGCTCGGCCACGTCGCGGTCAAGATCGCGGCTGCCATGGGCGCCGAGGTGTCCGTGCTCAGCCGGACCGACGCCAAGAAGGACGACGGTCTCGCGTTCGGCGCGACGAGCTACCACGCGACCGAGGACGAGTCGGTCTTCGATGACCTCGCGGGCAGCTTCGACCTGCTCGTCAACACCGTCGGCGCCGCCGTGCCGCTCGACTCCTTCCTCGGCCTGCTCGACCGCGGAGGCCGGATGGTCAACCTCGGTGCTCCGAGCGAGTCGCTGGAGGTCGGTGCGTTCTCGCTCCTGACCATGCGCCGCGGCGTCGAGGGCTCCATGGTGGGCGGCCTGCCGCAGACCCAGGAGATGCTCGACTTCTGCGCCGAGCACGGCATCACCGCCACCGTCGAGGTGATCTCGGCCGACCAGGTCGACGACTACTACGACAAGGTCGTCGACGGGGACGTCCGCTACCGCGCGGTCATCGACGCCGAGACGCTGGGCGAGGCGCCCGCATCGTGA
- a CDS encoding glycoside hydrolase family 15 protein: MSRTTPIADHGLIGDLRTAALVATDGTIDWFCPGRFDKASVFGSLLDPDAGSWRVAPDDADARSQQYYVPETNILVTRFMTEQGVAEVHDFMPVRRANDPDHRQRLVRRVVTVRGSVAMTMRLSPRPDYGSLTPTLWQEADGVRFEDGDVALVLSSTVDVAVEDADAVASIDLEPGEAALFVLEVLGPDDEAQGSSESDVDDLYESTATFWRQWLATCTYTGRWRERVNRSALTLKLLCHEPSGGIVAAPTTSLPEEIGGSRNWDYRFVWIRDAAFSVYALLRLGFTEEAAAFVRWLSERMGDSSGVDEGDLGPLRVMYDLDGEVPHERELDHLAGYRDSRPVRVGNAAVDQLQLDVYGELIDSVYLYDKYSAGISHDAWLDLQRIADWLMDNWDRDDAGMWEVRGEPRAHTTSRLMSWVAVERMMRVARRRGLPGDLTELARVRDEIYTQVMEECWDEDLGAFVSHIGSDTLDAGVLLMPMVKFIAPNDPRFLSTLALVEERLVTDSLVFRYDAERFSDGVESSGGQGEGTFSLCSFWYVEALTRVGRLQDARLAMEKMFTYANHLGQYAEQVGLNGEQLGNFPQAFTHLSMISAVINLDRELG, encoded by the coding sequence ATGAGCCGCACGACCCCGATCGCCGACCACGGGCTGATCGGCGACCTCCGCACGGCCGCGCTCGTCGCCACCGACGGGACCATCGACTGGTTCTGTCCCGGACGCTTCGACAAGGCGAGCGTCTTCGGGTCGCTGCTCGACCCGGACGCCGGTTCGTGGCGGGTCGCACCCGACGACGCGGACGCACGCAGCCAGCAGTACTACGTGCCCGAGACCAACATCCTGGTCACCCGCTTCATGACCGAGCAGGGCGTGGCCGAGGTGCACGACTTCATGCCGGTGCGCCGCGCCAACGACCCCGACCACCGGCAGCGGCTGGTCCGCCGCGTCGTCACCGTCCGCGGCTCGGTCGCGATGACGATGCGGCTCTCGCCGCGCCCGGACTACGGCTCGCTCACGCCGACGCTGTGGCAGGAGGCCGACGGCGTGCGCTTCGAGGACGGCGACGTCGCGCTGGTGCTCTCGAGCACCGTCGACGTGGCCGTCGAGGACGCCGACGCGGTCGCGAGCATCGACCTCGAGCCGGGCGAGGCCGCGCTCTTCGTCCTCGAGGTCCTCGGCCCGGACGACGAGGCGCAGGGCAGCAGCGAGAGCGACGTCGACGACCTCTACGAGAGCACCGCCACGTTCTGGCGCCAGTGGCTGGCGACCTGCACCTACACCGGCCGGTGGCGCGAGCGGGTCAACCGGTCCGCGCTCACGCTCAAGCTGCTGTGCCACGAGCCGAGCGGCGGCATCGTCGCCGCCCCCACCACGAGCCTGCCCGAGGAGATCGGCGGCAGCCGCAACTGGGACTACCGCTTCGTCTGGATCCGCGACGCCGCGTTCAGCGTCTACGCCCTGCTCCGGCTCGGCTTCACCGAGGAGGCCGCGGCGTTCGTCCGCTGGCTCTCCGAGCGGATGGGTGACTCCTCCGGGGTCGACGAGGGCGACCTCGGTCCGCTCCGGGTGATGTACGACCTCGACGGCGAGGTCCCGCACGAGCGCGAGCTGGACCACCTCGCGGGCTACCGCGACTCCCGGCCGGTCCGGGTCGGCAACGCCGCCGTCGACCAGCTCCAGCTCGACGTCTACGGCGAGCTCATCGACTCGGTCTACCTCTACGACAAGTACAGCGCCGGGATCAGCCACGACGCCTGGCTGGACCTCCAGCGGATCGCCGACTGGCTGATGGACAACTGGGACCGCGACGACGCCGGGATGTGGGAGGTGCGCGGCGAGCCGCGCGCCCACACCACGTCGCGACTGATGTCGTGGGTCGCCGTCGAGCGGATGATGCGCGTCGCTCGGCGTCGCGGCCTCCCCGGCGACCTGACCGAGCTCGCCCGCGTGCGCGACGAGATCTACACGCAGGTCATGGAGGAGTGCTGGGACGAGGACCTCGGCGCGTTCGTCAGCCACATCGGCTCCGACACCCTCGACGCGGGCGTGCTGCTGATGCCGATGGTGAAGTTCATCGCGCCCAACGACCCGCGCTTCCTCTCGACGCTGGCGCTGGTGGAGGAGCGGCTGGTCACCGACAGCCTGGTCTTCCGCTACGACGCCGAGCGCTTCTCCGACGGCGTCGAGTCGTCCGGCGGACAGGGCGAGGGCACGTTCTCGCTGTGCTCGTTCTGGTACGTCGAGGCGCTGACCCGTGTGGGCCGGCTCCAGGACGCGCGCCTGGCGATGGAGAAGATGTTCACCTACGCCAACCACCTCGGGCAGTACGCCGAGCAGGTCGGGCTCAACGGCGAGCAGCTCGGCAACTTCCCCCAGGCCTTCACCCACCTGAGCATGATCAGTGCGGTCATCAACCTCGACCGCGAGCTCGGCTGA
- the zwf gene encoding glucose-6-phosphate dehydrogenase, with protein sequence MSEPTGDDLAPHVLIVFGATGDLAARKLFPGLYRLAAAGRLPGDYAVIGSGRHSPGTDDEFREQLAEGLRDTVDDLDEDLVSDLLGRVSFQTSDSDDGADLAAAVREAEQGLGEDGSGDVRRLVYLSVPPTAMSGMVGMLDREGLTDRARLVIEKPFGLDLESFQELDKAIHDAVDEDQVFRIDHFLGKEAVQNILALRFANALFEPAWDRRSIAQVQVDVPETLQMEGRGSFYESTGCLRDMVSTHLFQILGVVALEDPGEWTASAVRQARKDAFDALRPLDPADVVLGQYDGYRDEDDVDEDSDVETFVALTAYVDNDRWRDVPFLLRTGKAMAETRRTVTLRFRQPESSTFGHPAGDELVLELTDEPKVAVDLFGKKPGPDIELAAATMHLDFADELPDEEPLEAYERLILDVLRGDHTLFARSDETERLWAVCQPVLDDRPAPQPYEPGSWGPQAALDLAPGGWRLG encoded by the coding sequence GTGAGCGAGCCGACCGGCGACGACCTCGCGCCCCACGTCCTCATCGTCTTCGGGGCGACCGGCGACCTCGCCGCCCGCAAGCTGTTCCCGGGGCTCTACCGGCTGGCCGCGGCCGGCCGGCTCCCCGGGGACTACGCGGTCATCGGCAGCGGGCGCCACTCCCCCGGCACCGACGACGAGTTCCGCGAGCAGCTCGCCGAGGGACTGCGCGACACCGTCGACGACCTCGACGAGGACCTGGTGAGCGACCTGCTCGGCAGGGTCTCGTTCCAGACCTCCGACTCCGACGACGGCGCCGACCTGGCCGCGGCGGTGCGTGAGGCGGAGCAGGGCCTGGGCGAGGACGGGTCGGGCGACGTACGCCGTCTCGTCTACCTGTCCGTGCCGCCGACCGCCATGTCCGGGATGGTCGGCATGCTCGACCGCGAGGGGCTGACCGATCGCGCCCGGCTGGTGATCGAGAAGCCGTTCGGCCTCGACCTCGAGTCGTTCCAGGAGCTCGACAAGGCGATCCACGACGCAGTCGACGAGGACCAGGTCTTCCGGATCGACCACTTCCTGGGCAAGGAGGCCGTGCAGAACATCCTCGCCCTGCGCTTCGCCAACGCGCTCTTCGAGCCTGCGTGGGACCGGCGCAGCATCGCGCAGGTGCAGGTCGACGTGCCGGAGACCCTGCAGATGGAGGGCCGCGGCTCGTTCTACGAGTCGACGGGCTGCCTGCGCGACATGGTCTCCACGCACCTCTTCCAGATCCTCGGCGTGGTCGCGCTCGAGGACCCGGGCGAGTGGACGGCGAGCGCGGTCCGGCAGGCCCGCAAGGACGCCTTCGACGCCCTGCGCCCGCTCGACCCGGCCGACGTCGTGCTCGGGCAGTACGACGGCTACCGCGACGAGGACGACGTCGACGAGGACTCCGACGTGGAGACCTTCGTCGCGCTGACGGCCTACGTCGACAACGACAGGTGGCGCGACGTGCCGTTCCTGCTGCGCACCGGGAAGGCGATGGCCGAGACCCGGCGCACCGTCACCCTGCGCTTCCGCCAGCCGGAGTCGAGCACCTTCGGCCACCCGGCCGGCGACGAGCTGGTCCTCGAGCTCACCGACGAGCCGAAGGTCGCGGTAGACCTGTTCGGCAAGAAGCCGGGCCCCGACATCGAGCTGGCCGCGGCGACGATGCACCTCGACTTCGCCGACGAGCTGCCCGACGAGGAGCCGCTCGAGGCCTACGAGCGCCTGATCCTCGACGTGCTCCGCGGCGACCACACGCTGTTCGCCCGGTCCGACGAGACCGAGCGGCTGTGGGCGGTGTGCCAGCCGGTCCTCGACGACCGGCCCGCGCCGCAGCCGTACGAGCCCGGGTCCTGGGGACCGCAGGCGGCCCTCGACCTCGCACCCGGCGGATGGCGACTGGGATGA
- a CDS encoding YceI family protein: MSFFRRKPKHVATPETAAETAAETPAAPVAVLDRDALTGDYTIDASHSRLGFSARHAMVTTVRGQFADFDGTAHVDAENPAASTVTIDIRPASISTGTADRDGHLVSGDFFDVENHPAITFVSTSVERDGTEWNVTGDLTIKGVTHSVVIPFEETGTAVDPFGNTRVGFEGATTINRKDWDLSWNAALETGGVLVSEKIKLELDISAIKNA; encoded by the coding sequence ATGTCGTTCTTCCGCCGCAAGCCCAAGCACGTTGCCACCCCCGAGACCGCCGCCGAGACCGCTGCCGAGACCCCGGCTGCCCCGGTCGCCGTCCTCGACCGTGACGCCCTCACCGGCGACTACACCATCGACGCCAGCCACAGCCGCCTCGGCTTCTCGGCCCGCCACGCGATGGTCACCACCGTCCGCGGCCAGTTCGCCGACTTCGACGGCACCGCCCACGTCGACGCCGAGAACCCGGCCGCCTCGACCGTGACGATCGACATCCGCCCGGCCAGCATCTCGACCGGCACGGCGGACCGCGACGGCCACCTCGTCTCCGGCGACTTCTTCGACGTGGAGAACCACCCGGCCATCACCTTCGTCTCGACCTCCGTCGAGCGCGACGGCACCGAGTGGAACGTCACCGGCGACCTCACCATCAAGGGCGTCACCCACTCGGTCGTCATCCCCTTCGAGGAGACCGGCACCGCCGTCGACCCGTTCGGCAACACCCGCGTCGGCTTCGAGGGCGCGACCACGATCAACCGCAAGGACTGGGACCTCTCCTGGAACGCCGCGCTCGAGACCGGCGGCGTCCTCGTCTCCGAGAAGATCAAGCTCGAGCTCGACATCTCCGCGATCAAGAACGCCTGA
- a CDS encoding SDR family NAD(P)-dependent oxidoreductase: protein MSLVLVTGASTGLGLATVDALAAAGHDVVLHARSEDRLEDASVLDRVTATAYADLADVAATVDLAQRLDQLGPFDAVIHNAGTMDRALAVPVNVVAPYVLTAAMRPVGRSIVLSSGMHLGGGTDLAHGGDYSDSKLWVTALFLALAERRPGTSFHAVDPGWVPTRMGGRGAPDDLVEGHRTQVWLATAAESEIDPRAGGYWHHHSPRDPHRSAVDPAFQDRVISHLEDVTSLRLE, encoded by the coding sequence ATGAGCCTCGTCCTCGTCACCGGTGCGTCCACCGGCCTCGGCCTCGCCACCGTCGACGCGCTGGCCGCCGCCGGCCACGACGTCGTCCTCCACGCCCGCAGCGAGGACCGCCTCGAGGACGCCTCGGTCCTCGACCGCGTCACCGCGACGGCGTACGCCGACCTCGCGGACGTCGCCGCGACGGTCGACCTGGCGCAGCGGCTCGACCAGCTCGGTCCGTTCGACGCGGTGATCCACAACGCCGGCACGATGGACCGCGCCCTGGCCGTCCCGGTGAACGTCGTGGCGCCCTACGTCCTGACCGCCGCGATGCGACCGGTCGGCCGCTCGATCGTGCTGAGCAGCGGGATGCACCTCGGCGGCGGGACCGACCTCGCCCACGGCGGCGACTACTCCGACAGCAAGCTCTGGGTCACCGCGCTCTTCCTGGCGCTGGCCGAGCGGCGGCCGGGCACGTCGTTCCACGCGGTCGACCCGGGCTGGGTCCCGACCCGGATGGGCGGTCGCGGCGCACCGGACGACCTCGTGGAGGGCCACCGGACCCAGGTCTGGCTCGCCACCGCGGCCGAGTCGGAGATCGACCCGCGGGCCGGCGGCTACTGGCACCACCACAGCCCGCGTGACCCGCACCGCAGCGCGGTCGACCCTGCCTTCCAGGACCGGGTGATCAGCCACCTCGAGGACGTGACGAGCCTCCGGCTGGAGTGA